A window of Proteus columbae contains these coding sequences:
- the mukE gene encoding chromosome partition protein MukE, whose amino-acid sequence MSSIHTEQFMPAKLAQALANSLFPELDSQLRAGRHIGIDSLDNHAFLMDFQDELSDFYARYNVELIRAPEGFFYLRPRSTTLIPRSVLSEMDMLVGKILCYLYLSPERLANQGIFTVQELFDELRTLADETKLLRLVNQRSTGSDLDLQKLQEKIRTSLNRLRRLGMISFLLNDMQRFSITESVFRFGADVRSGDNPLEAQMRMIRDGEAMALEDSSETLNDDEENEDEQLQSSEDDAEGENK is encoded by the coding sequence ATGTCATCGATACATACTGAACAATTTATGCCAGCAAAACTGGCGCAGGCATTAGCGAACTCACTTTTTCCTGAACTGGATAGCCAGTTACGTGCAGGTCGACATATCGGTATAGACTCTCTGGATAATCATGCTTTTTTGATGGATTTTCAAGATGAGTTATCAGACTTTTATGCGCGTTATAACGTCGAATTAATCCGAGCGCCAGAAGGATTCTTCTATTTGCGACCTCGTTCAACCACACTTATTCCACGCTCTGTCCTCTCTGAAATGGATATGCTGGTGGGGAAAATTCTTTGTTATCTCTACCTTAGCCCTGAGCGGTTAGCCAATCAGGGAATATTCACCGTTCAAGAGCTGTTCGATGAATTAAGAACATTAGCAGATGAAACCAAACTTTTACGTTTAGTGAATCAACGCTCAACAGGTTCTGATCTTGATTTGCAAAAATTACAAGAAAAAATAAGAACCTCGTTAAATCGTTTACGTCGTTTAGGCATGATTTCATTCTTATTAAATGATATGCAGCGTTTCTCGATCACAGAATCTGTTTTCCGTTTTGGTGCAGATGTGCGTAGTGGTGATAATCCGCTTGAGGCTCAAATGCGCATGATCCGTGATGGTGAAGCAATGGCGCTTGAAGATAGCTCAGAAACACTTAACGACGATGAAGAAAATGAAGATGAGCAATTACAATCCAGTGAAGATGATGCGGAGGGAGAAAATAAATGA
- the mukF gene encoding chromosome partition protein MukF, with protein MSDFTQTVPELVSWARKNDFSISLPPERLAFLMAVAVLNSERLDGEISEGELIDAFREVCKGFEQPAESIQVRANNAINDMVKQRLFNRFTSELVEGNAIYRLTPLGIGISDYYIRQREFSSLRLSMQLSIVAGELDSAASSAEDGGDEYHWHRNVFAPLKYSVAEIFDSIDLSQRIMDEQQNTVKEDIAALLNQDWQAAISSCEQLLSETSGTLRELQDTLEAAGDKLQANLLRIQEANMNTGHVEQIDTLVFELQSKLDRIISWGQQSIDLWIGYDRHVHKFIRTAIDMDKNRIFSRRLRQSVQNYFDSPWALTYANADRLFDMRDEELALRDDEVTGELPEELEYQMFSEVNEQIAQWVEQELASYKLEQRALDLSSVLVEYLNRYPQQKHFDVARIVIDQAVRLGVAKAELAGLPAKWSEINEYGAKVQAHVIDTY; from the coding sequence ATGAGTGATTTTACCCAGACCGTTCCTGAGTTAGTGTCTTGGGCGAGAAAAAATGATTTCTCAATCTCACTGCCACCAGAAAGATTAGCTTTTTTGATGGCTGTCGCTGTATTAAACAGCGAGCGCCTTGATGGCGAAATCAGTGAAGGGGAGTTAATTGATGCCTTTAGGGAAGTGTGTAAAGGCTTCGAACAACCTGCAGAATCAATACAAGTTCGCGCGAATAATGCCATTAATGACATGGTAAAGCAGCGGCTTTTTAACCGTTTTACCAGTGAATTGGTAGAAGGTAATGCAATATACCGTTTAACCCCGTTGGGAATTGGAATTAGTGATTACTATATTCGCCAACGCGAATTTTCATCATTGCGCTTATCTATGCAACTTTCTATTGTGGCGGGTGAGCTTGATTCAGCGGCAAGCTCTGCTGAAGACGGTGGTGATGAATATCATTGGCACCGTAATGTTTTCGCGCCTCTAAAATATTCAGTGGCGGAAATTTTCGATAGCATTGATTTATCTCAGCGAATTATGGATGAGCAGCAAAATACAGTAAAAGAAGATATTGCTGCGTTATTAAACCAAGATTGGCAAGCGGCTATTTCAAGCTGTGAACAGCTGTTATCTGAAACATCTGGTACATTAAGAGAGCTACAAGATACGCTTGAAGCAGCTGGCGACAAACTTCAAGCCAATCTCTTACGTATTCAGGAAGCAAACATGAATACGGGCCATGTTGAGCAAATAGATACATTAGTATTTGAACTTCAAAGTAAGTTAGACCGCATTATTAGTTGGGGTCAGCAATCTATTGATTTATGGATTGGATACGATAGACATGTCCATAAATTTATTCGTACAGCGATTGATATGGATAAAAACCGTATTTTCTCTCGTCGCTTACGTCAATCTGTACAAAACTATTTCGACAGCCCATGGGCATTAACTTACGCTAATGCTGATCGGTTGTTTGATATGCGTGATGAAGAACTGGCTCTACGTGATGACGAAGTCACGGGTGAGTTACCCGAAGAGCTTGAATATCAAATGTTCAGTGAAGTGAACGAACAGATAGCGCAATGGGTAGAGCAAGAGCTTGCTTCTTACAAATTAGAACAACGAGCATTAGATCTCAGTTCAGTGTTAGTTGAATATCTTAATCGTTATCCGCAACAGAAACATTTCGATGTTGCACGTATTGTCATTGATCAAGCAGTACGATTAGGTGTAGCGAAAGCTGAGCTCGCAGGATTACCTGCAAAATGGTCAGAAATTAACGAATATGGAGCTAAGGTACAAGCGCATGTCATCGATACATACTGA
- the cmoM gene encoding tRNA uridine 5-oxyacetic acid(34) methyltransferase CmoM, protein MSDRNFDDIADKFSRNIYGTTKGKIRQAVIWEDLQQLLTLLPNRSLRILDAGGGEGYFSRQLAKLGHQIILCDLSQEMLNRAQEAAIEEGVIENMTFICCAAQEIKEHIDEGVDLILFHAVLEWITDQKDAVNVLTDMLLPNGILSLMFYNANGIVMRNAILGNFHLANPEIPRRRKKSLSPQNPLQPEDVYQWLDEFSMTILGKTGVRVFHDYLQSRQLQNKDFPSLLALEQRYCRQEPYISLGRYIHVMAQKRVN, encoded by the coding sequence ATGTCAGATCGTAATTTTGACGATATTGCAGATAAATTCTCCCGCAATATCTATGGCACAACAAAGGGTAAAATACGTCAAGCGGTGATTTGGGAAGATTTACAACAATTATTGACCCTTTTGCCTAACCGAAGTTTGCGTATTTTAGATGCAGGTGGAGGTGAAGGTTATTTCTCTCGTCAGCTTGCTAAATTAGGACACCAAATTATCTTATGTGATTTATCACAAGAGATGCTTAATCGCGCACAAGAAGCTGCGATTGAAGAGGGTGTTATCGAGAACATGACGTTTATTTGTTGTGCGGCTCAAGAGATTAAAGAGCATATAGATGAAGGGGTTGACTTAATTCTATTTCATGCAGTATTGGAATGGATCACGGATCAGAAAGACGCCGTAAATGTTCTTACCGATATGTTGCTACCTAATGGTATCTTATCGCTGATGTTTTACAATGCGAATGGTATTGTCATGAGAAATGCGATTTTAGGAAATTTTCATCTGGCAAATCCTGAGATCCCACGTAGAAGAAAAAAATCGCTATCACCTCAAAACCCATTACAACCAGAAGATGTTTATCAATGGTTAGATGAGTTTTCGATGACAATATTGGGAAAAACGGGTGTTCGTGTTTTCCATGATTATTTGCAAAGTCGTCAGTTACAAAATAAAGACTTTCCATCGTTGCTTGCATTAGAGCAACGATATTGTCGGCAAGAGCCCTATATCAGTCTGGGGCGTTACATTCATGTCATGGCACAAAAGCGTGTAAATTAA